The following proteins are co-located in the Acidimicrobiales bacterium genome:
- the miaB gene encoding tRNA (N6-isopentenyl adenosine(37)-C2)-methylthiotransferase MiaB has protein sequence MARKYIVRTFGCQMNEHDSERIAGLLEQDGLESTDQLEDADVIVLNTCCIRENADNKLYGHLGHLKRLKDKRPDLQIAVGGCLAQKDRDLIQEKAGHVDVVFGTHNVGRAAELLNESRISGPITEIIEESDEFPSALPVQRDAGHAAWVTIQIGCDNNCAFCIVPAVRGAEISRSFGELVDEVAALAAEGITEVTLLGQNVNSYGRDLTLANRSAEVDDLLRHTTGAGWADGDRRARPLFADLLRSIGEIEGIRRVRYTSPHPKDLRPETIAAMAEVPTVCEHLHLPLQSGSDAVLSAMHRGYTAQRYLEKLAHARATVDDLAVTTDIIVGFPGETDADFEATLEVAAAAEYDSAYTFIFSPRPGTEAAEMVDRYVDAAVVGERFERLRLVIERSGRAKHLARIGRVEEVAVEGPSKRDPAMTTGRTRQNKLVHFASPQPLRIGTYANVEVTDAFAHSLKGQFVEVVAPATHRTRIPVVAL, from the coding sequence GTGGCACGTAAGTACATCGTCAGAACCTTCGGGTGCCAGATGAACGAACACGACTCCGAGCGCATAGCCGGCCTGCTCGAGCAGGACGGCCTCGAGTCGACCGACCAGCTCGAGGACGCCGACGTCATCGTGCTCAACACGTGCTGCATCCGCGAGAACGCCGACAACAAGCTCTACGGCCATCTGGGTCACCTGAAGCGCCTGAAAGACAAGCGTCCCGACCTGCAGATCGCTGTAGGTGGGTGCCTGGCCCAAAAAGACCGCGACCTGATCCAGGAGAAGGCCGGTCACGTCGACGTCGTATTCGGTACCCACAACGTGGGGCGGGCGGCAGAGCTGCTAAACGAATCACGGATCAGCGGCCCCATCACCGAGATCATCGAAGAGAGCGACGAGTTCCCGTCGGCGTTGCCGGTTCAGCGCGACGCCGGACACGCGGCCTGGGTCACCATCCAGATCGGCTGCGACAACAACTGCGCCTTTTGTATCGTCCCCGCGGTTCGCGGAGCCGAGATCAGCCGCAGCTTCGGCGAGCTGGTCGACGAGGTCGCCGCCTTGGCCGCCGAGGGCATCACCGAAGTCACCCTGCTTGGCCAAAACGTCAACAGCTATGGCCGCGACCTCACCCTGGCCAACCGCAGTGCCGAGGTCGACGATCTACTTCGCCACACCACCGGGGCCGGTTGGGCCGACGGCGATCGTCGGGCCAGGCCACTGTTCGCCGATCTGCTTCGCTCGATCGGCGAAATCGAGGGCATTCGTCGAGTTCGTTACACCTCGCCCCACCCCAAGGACCTTCGCCCCGAGACCATCGCCGCCATGGCCGAGGTGCCAACCGTGTGCGAGCACCTGCACCTGCCTCTGCAGTCGGGTAGCGATGCCGTGCTTTCTGCCATGCATCGCGGCTACACGGCCCAGCGCTATTTGGAGAAGCTGGCCCATGCGCGGGCCACGGTCGACGACCTGGCAGTCACCACCGACATCATCGTCGGGTTCCCGGGCGAGACCGACGCCGATTTCGAAGCCACTCTCGAGGTGGCCGCCGCAGCCGAATACGACAGCGCATACACGTTCATCTTCAGCCCGCGCCCCGGCACCGAGGCCGCCGAGATGGTCGACCGCTATGTCGACGCGGCTGTGGTCGGCGAGCGCTTCGAACGACTGCGCCTGGTGATCGAGAGGTCGGGTCGGGCCAAACACCTGGCGCGCATTGGTCGCGTCGAGGAGGTCGCGGTCGAAGGCCCTTCCAAGCGCGACCCGGCGATGACCACCGGGCGCACCAGGCAGAACAAGCTGGTGCACTTCGCCTCGCCTCAGCCGCTTCGAATCGGCACCTACGCCAACGTTGAGGTCACCGACGCATTTGCCCACAGTCTCAAGGGCCAGTTCGTCGAGGTGGTTGCCCCGGCTACCCACCGCACTCGCATTCCGGTGGTGGCGCTCTGA
- a CDS encoding TIGR03560 family F420-dependent LLM class oxidoreductase: MRFSFWTGNSHPWAEILDACSHAEATGWDGLWIADHFMPLAGPPDGPVHEAWSVLAALAAAVPRVRLGPLVCGNTYRNPALLAKIAASVDQISGGRLVVGLGAGWQENEHLAYGFEYGTVKTRSERLEEAAAIVRSLLRNQTTSLSGAYYTVIDAPLEPKPANPDIPLLIGGGGEQRTLRTAARYADEWNVWGTPELLAAKMEVLDARCAEVDRDPGEIARSAVALLVPGELPEGNDFLASRPTISGSVEQMVDTVGRYVQVGVDELVIPDFTLGSLDRRKDTLDMFMNEVVSAVR, translated from the coding sequence ATGCGCTTCAGCTTCTGGACCGGAAATTCTCACCCATGGGCCGAGATCCTCGACGCATGCTCTCACGCCGAGGCCACCGGCTGGGACGGCTTGTGGATAGCGGACCACTTCATGCCTCTGGCGGGCCCACCCGACGGTCCCGTGCACGAGGCATGGTCGGTTCTGGCCGCGCTGGCCGCAGCCGTACCCAGGGTGCGCCTGGGCCCGCTCGTGTGTGGCAACACCTATCGCAACCCTGCGTTGCTGGCCAAGATCGCAGCCTCGGTCGACCAGATCAGCGGCGGGCGCCTGGTCGTGGGCCTGGGTGCCGGCTGGCAGGAGAACGAACACCTGGCGTACGGATTCGAATACGGCACGGTCAAGACTCGCAGCGAACGCCTCGAAGAGGCGGCGGCGATCGTTCGCTCGCTGCTTCGCAACCAGACGACTTCGCTGTCTGGCGCCTACTACACGGTCATCGACGCACCGCTGGAGCCCAAGCCAGCCAATCCCGACATCCCGCTGCTCATCGGTGGCGGCGGCGAACAGCGCACGCTGCGAACGGCCGCCCGCTACGCCGATGAATGGAACGTATGGGGAACCCCAGAACTGCTGGCCGCAAAGATGGAGGTGCTCGACGCCCGGTGCGCCGAGGTGGATCGCGACCCCGGCGAGATCGCCCGATCGGCCGTGGCGCTGCTGGTACCCGGCGAGCTCCCCGAAGGCAACGACTTCCTGGCGTCGCGGCCGACCATCTCGGGTTCGGTCGAGCAGATGGTCGACACGGTCGGCCGCTACGTTCAGGTCGGTGTCGACGAGCTGGTCATACCCGACTTCACGCTGGGCTCGCTCGACAGGCGCAAGGACACGCTCGACATGTTCATGAACGAGGTCGTCTCGGCCGTGCGCTGA
- the serA gene encoding phosphoglycerate dehydrogenase: MTKFRVLVSDSLGAAGLEILAKAPDVELVDASAQSRAELIASIAGADALVIRSGTTVDAELIQAADGLKVIGRAGVGVDNVDLDAATARGIMVVNTPQANTVATAEQTMALMLATTRRTAAAHASMLDGKWDRKSFSGIDLKGRTLGVIGFGRIGRAVATRAKAFDMKVVAYDPFVSELVGREHQVDLLDLDLVLETADVLTLHAVPAPDGSALLGPDEFARMKKGVVIINAARGQLIDEAALAAALDDGTVWGAGLDVYQDEPPAADSALIGHPKVVHTPHLGASTLEAQRDVSLQVVEYVLGALRGESLNSCVNVPFRFDAETEARLSLATAMGRIHQVMAPSAITHVEVEVSDGSTDTLSTVAAGVLAGVLSNVGVTHANFVNAPALAADHGITVSQGWGMGLRDYPNLISCRVSWEGGQRVISGVIFGGSEPRIVQVSGYQLDAKPEGIVLLMLNDDMPGVIGAVGTLLGHAQVNIGEWRLGRGDEAGRALSFINLDTMPDTGVLADLRRVPGIIKAEVVDLG; this comes from the coding sequence ATGACCAAGTTCAGAGTGCTCGTTTCCGACTCGCTCGGCGCAGCCGGTCTCGAGATCCTCGCGAAGGCGCCAGACGTCGAGCTCGTCGATGCATCGGCGCAGTCGCGGGCCGAGCTCATCGCGTCTATCGCAGGAGCCGACGCGCTGGTCATCCGCAGCGGAACCACGGTCGATGCCGAGTTGATCCAGGCTGCCGACGGGTTGAAGGTGATCGGCCGAGCGGGCGTGGGTGTCGACAACGTCGACCTCGACGCCGCCACCGCCAGGGGCATCATGGTCGTGAACACACCCCAGGCAAACACGGTTGCCACCGCAGAGCAGACCATGGCTCTGATGCTGGCGACGACCCGACGCACCGCGGCCGCACACGCGTCGATGCTCGACGGCAAATGGGACCGCAAGAGCTTCTCGGGCATCGATCTGAAGGGCCGCACCCTGGGGGTCATCGGGTTCGGACGGATCGGCCGTGCGGTGGCGACGCGCGCCAAGGCCTTCGACATGAAGGTCGTCGCCTATGACCCGTTCGTATCCGAGTTGGTCGGACGTGAGCACCAGGTCGATCTGCTGGACCTGGACCTGGTGCTCGAGACCGCAGACGTATTGACCCTTCACGCCGTTCCGGCGCCAGACGGGTCGGCTCTGCTGGGGCCAGACGAGTTCGCCCGGATGAAGAAGGGCGTCGTCATAATCAATGCCGCACGCGGCCAGTTGATCGACGAGGCCGCCCTGGCCGCAGCGCTCGACGACGGCACGGTGTGGGGCGCGGGGCTCGACGTCTACCAAGACGAACCGCCGGCGGCCGACAGCGCGTTGATAGGCCACCCGAAGGTGGTGCACACCCCACACTTGGGGGCCAGCACGCTGGAAGCACAGCGCGACGTGTCGCTCCAAGTGGTCGAGTACGTCCTGGGGGCGCTGCGAGGCGAGTCGCTCAACAGCTGCGTGAACGTGCCGTTCAGGTTCGACGCCGAGACCGAGGCGCGCTTGTCGTTGGCAACCGCCATGGGTCGCATTCACCAGGTCATGGCGCCTTCGGCCATAACCCACGTCGAGGTCGAGGTGTCCGACGGTTCGACCGACACCCTGTCGACGGTGGCCGCGGGGGTCCTGGCAGGCGTGCTGTCGAACGTCGGGGTGACACACGCCAACTTCGTCAACGCACCAGCACTGGCCGCCGACCACGGCATCACCGTTTCCCAAGGCTGGGGAATGGGCCTGCGTGACTATCCCAACCTGATCAGCTGCCGGGTCAGCTGGGAAGGCGGCCAACGGGTCATCTCGGGGGTGATCTTCGGTGGTTCCGAGCCCAGGATCGTGCAGGTCAGCGGCTACCAACTCGACGCCAAACCCGAGGGCATCGTCCTGCTGATGCTCAACGACGACATGCCCGGCGTGATCGGCGCCGTCGGCACGCTGCTCGGCCACGCCCAGGTGAACATCGGCGAGTGGCGTCTGGGGCGCGGTGACGAGGCCGGACGCGCGCTGTCGTTCATCAACCTGGACACAATGCCCGACACCGGTGTGCTGGCCGACCTGCGCAGGGTTCCTGGCATCATCAAGGCCGAAGTGGTCGACCTCGGGTGA
- the recA gene encoding recombinase RecA: protein MEREKALDMALAQIERQFGKGSVMKMGEQPSMIVESVSTGSLALDIALGIGGLPRGRVCEIYGPEASGKSTLAMHVVAEAQRNGGICAYVDAEHAMDPSYARNIGVDVDELLISQPDTGEQALEITDMLIRSGAIDVIVIDSVAALTPRAEIEGEMGDTHVGLQARLMSQALRKITANLNKTKTICIFINQLREKIGVMFGSPETTPGGRALKFYSSVRIDIRRIEAIKDGGDIVGGRTRTKIVKNKVAPPFKQAEFDIMYGKGISREGSLLDVGVEQGIVKKSGAWYTYEGEQLGQGRENSKNFLLDNPEIAVEIDDKVRSLLGVGVKGPVEDVDLTVEAESANAD from the coding sequence GTGGAGCGAGAGAAGGCCTTGGACATGGCCCTGGCGCAGATAGAGCGTCAGTTCGGCAAGGGCTCGGTCATGAAGATGGGCGAACAGCCATCCATGATCGTCGAGTCGGTCTCGACGGGCAGCCTGGCCCTCGACATCGCCCTGGGTATCGGAGGGCTGCCGCGCGGCCGTGTCTGCGAGATCTACGGTCCTGAGGCCTCGGGCAAGTCGACCCTGGCCATGCACGTGGTTGCCGAAGCCCAGCGCAACGGCGGCATCTGCGCCTATGTCGACGCCGAGCACGCCATGGATCCCTCCTATGCCCGCAACATCGGGGTCGACGTCGACGAACTCCTCATCTCCCAGCCAGACACCGGCGAGCAGGCTCTCGAGATCACCGACATGCTCATCCGGTCGGGCGCCATCGACGTCATCGTCATCGACTCCGTGGCCGCCCTCACCCCCCGTGCCGAGATCGAGGGCGAGATGGGCGATACCCACGTCGGCCTTCAGGCTCGACTCATGTCCCAGGCGCTGCGCAAGATCACCGCCAACCTGAACAAGACCAAGACCATCTGCATCTTCATCAACCAGCTGCGCGAGAAGATCGGCGTCATGTTCGGTTCGCCCGAGACCACCCCGGGCGGTCGTGCGCTCAAGTTCTACTCGTCGGTTCGCATCGACATCCGCCGCATCGAGGCCATCAAGGACGGTGGCGACATCGTCGGTGGTCGCACCCGCACCAAGATCGTCAAGAACAAGGTGGCTCCGCCCTTCAAGCAGGCCGAGTTCGACATCATGTACGGCAAGGGCATCAGTCGCGAGGGGTCGCTGCTCGACGTTGGTGTCGAGCAGGGCATCGTCAAGAAGTCGGGTGCTTGGTACACCTACGAGGGCGAGCAGCTCGGTCAGGGCCGCGAGAACTCCAAGAATTTCCTGCTCGACAATCCCGAGATCGCCGTCGAGATCGACGACAAGGTGCGTTCGTTGCTCGGCGTAGGTGTCAAGGGCCCCGTCGAAGATGTCGATCTGACCGTCGAGGCAGAGTCGGCCAACGCCGACTGA
- a CDS encoding HAD-IB family phosphatase, with translation MTSTPISRWPAFHHVIFDCDATLATVEGIDELAGDHPDRQAVAEMTDAAMRGDVPLDEVYEKRLEMLRPDRRAVSEIHRRYRRSATPGAIDTVRVLKALGHHISVVSGGLAAPVREFAAFLGIEPHDVHAVETRHDDLSGQWWRPGQSSGAFAGIAQSPLATTSGKIDVIDSILSGSDKRSILIGDGVSDLVAAPRVDLFVGFGGVSHRDVVERNAHVYLRSPSLLPIVALAAGTVGRELAAADPSIGTVGFAAAIHAFEVGDLTFNDTPSARRFAEAFGANPPTTEQYR, from the coding sequence ATGACCTCCACACCCATCTCTAGGTGGCCCGCCTTCCACCACGTGATCTTCGACTGCGACGCAACCCTCGCGACGGTCGAGGGCATCGACGAACTCGCCGGCGACCACCCAGACCGTCAGGCAGTGGCCGAGATGACAGACGCCGCCATGCGCGGCGATGTGCCACTGGACGAGGTGTACGAGAAGCGCCTCGAGATGTTGCGCCCGGACAGACGCGCGGTCAGCGAGATACACAGGCGTTATCGCCGCTCGGCCACCCCAGGGGCCATCGATACCGTCAGGGTTCTGAAGGCGCTTGGGCACCACATATCGGTCGTCAGCGGTGGTCTGGCGGCTCCGGTGCGAGAGTTCGCCGCGTTTCTCGGCATAGAGCCACACGACGTTCATGCCGTCGAGACCCGACACGATGATCTCAGCGGTCAGTGGTGGCGGCCCGGCCAATCCAGCGGTGCATTCGCCGGCATCGCCCAGTCGCCGCTTGCGACGACCAGCGGCAAGATCGATGTCATCGACTCGATCCTGTCAGGCTCGGACAAGCGCTCGATCCTCATCGGCGACGGGGTCAGTGACCTGGTGGCGGCACCGCGCGTCGACCTGTTCGTCGGCTTCGGTGGGGTTTCGCACCGCGACGTAGTGGAACGCAACGCCCACGTGTACCTGCGGTCGCCGTCGCTGCTGCCGATCGTCGCCCTGGCAGCGGGCACCGTCGGCCGCGAGCTGGCCGCGGCCGATCCCTCGATCGGCACCGTCGGTTTCGCTGCAGCAATACACGCGTTCGAGGTCGGCGATCTCACGTTCAACGACACACCCTCGGCCCGGCGCTTCGCCGAAGCGTTCGGCGCCAACCCGCCAACCACGGAGCAATACCGATGA
- a CDS encoding DASS family sodium-coupled anion symporter, whose product MTTRRISIAAALAWFVVVLAVGDAGDLTTESSRMLAIFGAAVILWVTEAIPLSATSIMVILAEVLLISDEAVLATTDGFEAPPYSSFFATLAHPVLMLFLGGFVLADAAGRFRLDRNLAGVLLRPFGSSPRSILGGLMVITAMLSMFMSNTATTAAMMAVVLPVTAGLERTDPLRVSMILAVPVAANVGGLGTPVGSPPNAIALGRLADEQISVDFVKWMAMAMPLMIAVLAFAWLLLTRLYRPSATSIDVRIGGAFDRSRRAVILYAVFALTVLGWVTEPLHGIPSAVVGFTPVVVLMATGVVGVDDLQHINWHVLWLVGGGIALGNGVATTGLDDWLVGLFDWGSLPTVALGAALGVIALVLSTLISNSATANLVVPIAVSLAMSPDVGLDPLVAGVVVALGCSLAMALPISTPPNAIAYATGAIRTKDLASIGVAVGAFGLVLAVFAAPPMWRLMGLVQ is encoded by the coding sequence GTGACCACCAGGCGCATCTCCATCGCCGCGGCGTTGGCATGGTTCGTGGTTGTGTTGGCGGTGGGTGATGCCGGCGACCTGACCACCGAGTCCAGCCGTATGTTGGCGATATTCGGAGCGGCCGTCATCTTGTGGGTGACCGAGGCGATTCCGCTGTCGGCCACCTCGATCATGGTGATCTTGGCCGAGGTGTTGCTGATCTCCGACGAAGCCGTGCTGGCCACAACGGATGGATTCGAAGCACCTCCGTACTCGTCGTTCTTCGCGACCCTGGCCCATCCGGTGCTGATGCTGTTCCTCGGTGGTTTCGTCCTGGCAGATGCCGCCGGCCGCTTCCGCCTGGACCGAAACCTGGCCGGCGTGCTGCTGAGGCCGTTTGGCAGTTCACCCAGATCGATCCTGGGTGGGCTGATGGTCATCACCGCGATGCTGTCGATGTTCATGTCGAACACAGCGACCACAGCCGCGATGATGGCGGTGGTGCTGCCCGTGACAGCAGGCCTCGAACGAACCGACCCGTTGAGGGTGTCGATGATCTTGGCAGTGCCGGTGGCCGCCAACGTAGGAGGCCTCGGCACGCCCGTCGGTTCGCCGCCCAACGCGATCGCCCTCGGCCGCCTGGCTGACGAACAGATCTCGGTCGATTTCGTCAAGTGGATGGCGATGGCGATGCCCCTGATGATCGCCGTGCTGGCCTTCGCCTGGTTGTTGCTGACCCGGCTGTACCGGCCATCGGCGACCTCGATCGACGTCCGCATCGGCGGTGCCTTCGACCGCAGCCGCCGCGCGGTGATCCTGTACGCGGTGTTCGCGCTGACTGTCCTGGGCTGGGTCACCGAACCGCTGCACGGCATACCTTCGGCCGTCGTGGGCTTCACCCCGGTGGTGGTCCTGATGGCCACCGGAGTGGTCGGGGTCGACGACCTTCAGCACATCAATTGGCACGTCTTGTGGCTGGTGGGTGGCGGCATTGCGCTGGGCAACGGGGTCGCCACAACGGGGTTGGACGACTGGCTGGTGGGCCTGTTCGACTGGGGCTCGTTGCCGACTGTGGCGTTGGGTGCCGCGCTGGGCGTGATCGCCTTGGTTCTGAGCACCCTGATATCGAACTCGGCCACCGCGAACCTGGTGGTTCCCATCGCCGTCAGTCTGGCGATGTCGCCAGACGTCGGCCTCGACCCCCTGGTGGCCGGTGTGGTCGTGGCGCTGGGTTGTTCGCTGGCCATGGCACTGCCCATAAGCACACCACCCAACGCGATCGCCTATGCCACCGGCGCAATCCGCACCAAGGACCTGGCCTCGATCGGCGTTGCTGTCGGGGCCTTCGGCCTGGTGCTCGCCGTCTTCGCAGCGCCGCCCATGTGGCGGCTGATGGGGCTGGTGCAGTGA
- the ccsA gene encoding cytochrome c biogenesis protein CcsA, translated as MDPVVGTVALATAAAAAALGTASALLDRGRFRPWLRASAVAVWVATLVLSIQIWTENYEVTYVADHVRPGMDGALRLAALWAGSEGSMLFFCAVVVAVLAVCTPPRRWQQAAASGTTAVLATTCALAADPFERLDLAPLEGLGPPPILEHPAMLIHPPLLYLGMALCLAPALTAFGDDGAARRVAAAATAVTTAALALGAVWAYVELGWGGWWAWDPVENVALVCWLLLLASLHSRRQTTRLRLYAALWPAVFGGAALTRTSLRTSVHAFADASAIGWGLWPLTALATAGALVVWRVAAGPSGHSRTWHGRQRTVAVALLVISAAVVALGTYRPFLPGAATQGWFYSRLLFGPLVLALPLMSLRSADRKNVLLAAAGGMVGAAVALSTGAHQPAQVALAAAAGSAMATGLSPRQQVRSLAHLGFALVAVGIVGTTAASTVASTLQVGTPQTVRGHEVELIALDVVEDPFLAVEASIEIDGSPHVTSIVQRVDRGVRISEAATDRGLLGDVQVILRSADDTGAAAVLINVQPLTSLVWIGAAMIAAAALCTAVRRDPCHRSSRPTAADSTDCARAVSVESESRLRAQEDDLHTHL; from the coding sequence ATGGACCCCGTTGTCGGCACCGTTGCGCTGGCAACAGCCGCGGCCGCAGCAGCTCTGGGCACGGCTTCGGCGCTGCTGGACCGGGGCCGCTTCAGACCGTGGCTGCGGGCGAGCGCCGTGGCGGTGTGGGTTGCCACGCTGGTGCTGTCGATTCAGATATGGACCGAGAACTACGAGGTCACATACGTGGCCGACCACGTCAGGCCCGGCATGGACGGGGCCCTGCGATTGGCAGCACTGTGGGCGGGCTCGGAAGGTTCGATGTTGTTCTTCTGTGCGGTCGTGGTCGCAGTGCTGGCGGTCTGCACTCCACCGCGCCGGTGGCAACAGGCGGCCGCGTCGGGCACAACCGCCGTGTTGGCAACCACATGTGCTCTGGCGGCAGACCCGTTCGAGCGACTCGACCTGGCACCGCTGGAGGGCCTGGGCCCACCTCCGATCCTCGAGCATCCGGCGATGCTGATTCACCCGCCGCTGCTGTACCTGGGCATGGCTCTGTGCCTGGCCCCGGCGTTGACGGCATTCGGTGACGATGGTGCCGCCCGTCGCGTTGCGGCCGCGGCGACCGCGGTCACCACCGCGGCGTTGGCTCTGGGAGCGGTGTGGGCCTATGTCGAACTGGGGTGGGGCGGCTGGTGGGCTTGGGATCCGGTCGAGAACGTCGCATTGGTCTGTTGGTTGCTGTTGCTGGCTTCGCTGCACTCGCGACGCCAGACCACCCGGCTGAGGCTTTACGCCGCCCTTTGGCCCGCGGTTTTCGGCGGCGCAGCTTTGACCCGCACCTCGCTGCGGACGAGCGTTCACGCCTTCGCCGATGCCAGTGCCATCGGTTGGGGGCTGTGGCCGCTGACGGCGCTGGCGACCGCAGGTGCGTTGGTTGTGTGGCGAGTCGCTGCCGGCCCTTCCGGGCACAGCCGCACCTGGCACGGGAGGCAACGAACCGTCGCGGTGGCGTTGCTGGTGATCTCTGCGGCGGTCGTTGCGCTGGGGACCTATCGCCCCTTCCTGCCCGGCGCCGCTACCCAAGGATGGTTCTACTCACGGCTGCTGTTCGGCCCTCTGGTACTGGCACTGCCCCTCATGAGCCTGCGTTCGGCGGATCGAAAGAACGTGCTGCTGGCCGCCGCCGGCGGCATGGTCGGAGCCGCTGTGGCTCTGAGCACCGGCGCCCATCAACCCGCCCAAGTGGCGCTGGCCGCTGCGGCCGGTTCGGCAATGGCGACGGGCCTGTCGCCCCGGCAACAGGTGCGCAGCTTGGCACATCTCGGGTTCGCGCTGGTGGCCGTGGGCATTGTGGGCACCACCGCAGCCAGCACGGTCGCCTCGACGCTTCAGGTGGGCACTCCACAGACGGTGCGAGGCCACGAAGTCGAGCTGATAGCCCTGGATGTCGTCGAGGATCCGTTTCTGGCGGTCGAAGCCAGCATCGAGATCGATGGCTCGCCCCATGTCACCAGCATCGTGCAGCGGGTCGATCGCGGTGTGCGCATCTCCGAGGCCGCAACCGACCGGGGCCTTCTGGGCGATGTACAGGTGATCCTGCGATCGGCCGACGACACTGGCGCGGCAGCGGTGCTGATCAATGTCCAGCCCCTGACCAGCCTGGTCTGGATCGGGGCCGCCATGATCGCGGCCGCAGCTCTGTGCACGGCGGTGCGACGTGACCCATGCCACCGCTCAAGTCGACCAACTGCGGCCGACTCAACAGATTGTGCAAGGGCTGTGTCGGTAGAGTCGGAGTCTCGACTACGAGCGCAGGAAGATGACCTCCACACCCATCTCTAG